In Longimicrobium sp., the DNA window GATGCTCTGCAAAGTGGTATGATGCTCGATTCTACGGCGCCGCCAGGCCGTCGACGAAGGAGCGCGCGGCGGCGAAGAAGGGGCGCGGGCGGGTGTACCACGGGTCGTGCCCCGCGCCGCGGATGGCGAGCAGGCGCGCGCCGGGGAGCGTCCGCGCGACCGCCGCGGAGCCGTCCGCGCGGAACGGGTCGGCGGCCGTGCCGCCGCCGACGAGCGCGGGCGCCCGGACGCGGCGCAGGCTGTCGAGCGGCGGCTCGCCCGCCACCCCGCGCTGGACGCCGGGGCGCGGAGCGGGCCGGCAGCAGGTGAGGAGGCTGCAGACGGCGATTACACGTGACGCATGCGGCCTCGGCGCGATCAGGCGGCCGGCGTACCCATGAGCAGCCGGCGCAGCCTGGCCGCGCTCGGTGTCCCCGGGTCCAGCTGGCCGTCGGCGCGGAGGAACGGATCCAGGAGCCAGACCTCCGGTCCCAGGTAGCAGAGCTTCTCCCATGCGTCGAGGAACGCGGTGAAGCTCGGGGCGAGTGCGAGGCTGGCGTCGTCGTGCGACAGGTAGAGCACGGGAGGGTCGCCGCCGCCGTGCGAGACGTCGAGCGCCAGGTAGTCGCCGTTCTCGATCCGCGCGAACGGCAGGCCGGCGCGCCAGAAGCGCAGCGCCTCCGGGTCGTCGGCGACCCACGTCTCCTCCGCCCACTCGCGGCACGAGCGGACCGCGTCGGGCAGCTCTCCCGCGGGAAAGAAGACGGGGCCGCCGTACACGGCGCCCTGCCAGCCGAGCACCTCGGAGATCAGGGCGTCCGCGTCGTCGTCCGGGCCATCGCACACGTAGTGGCAGTCACAGCCGCCGCACCCCTCCGTGTAGAACCGGGCGAGCTCGGTGGGAAGGGCGCGCGGCCCGGTGGAGCCCACGTCACCGGAGTCGAGCGCGTTCCGGCGCTCGGCGATCCGCCCCAGCTCGGCCGGTGTGACGGGCGGCTCCACGCGGACCTCCGTCCGCACCTCGGCGAAGCGGTCCTCCCGCGCGCCGATGCCCCGCACGAACGCCTGCGCGCGCGCCAGCCAGCCTGCGTAG includes these proteins:
- a CDS encoding SMI1/KNR4 family protein, coding for MPYDYAGWLARAQAFVRGIGAREDRFAEVRTEVRVEPPVTPAELGRIAERRNALDSGDVGSTGPRALPTELARFYTEGCGGCDCHYVCDGPDDDADALISEVLGWQGAVYGGPVFFPAGELPDAVRSCREWAEETWVADDPEALRFWRAGLPFARIENGDYLALDVSHGGGDPPVLYLSHDDASLALAPSFTAFLDAWEKLCYLGPEVWLLDPFLRADGQLDPGTPSAARLRRLLMGTPAA